The proteins below come from a single Papaver somniferum cultivar HN1 chromosome 11, ASM357369v1, whole genome shotgun sequence genomic window:
- the LOC113324428 gene encoding uncharacterized protein LOC113324428: MQLASISFLCRKDQDNLEHILWNCDYGQIPWKWIGGIFAFKNPESFEDIMNACNRKSYVVQEIWYIAAFNVIVDIWFRRNKVYFENVTPNISAAKKKISRIIKDCEIRIKGDIFNSTYDLQILKIFNLSCRKVKNFRIIDCFFYLPEPDCTLLCRDGASKGRPGNSGYGFIARNNEGNFLAAECGGLGVSTNYVAEIMGTINALEWVVKNLKDKVIITFDSKDAISAFSKNKLPWFIWNRWIHICSKLSAIHFNHVYRQINVSAAFFAKKGVNLAKGQVMKFNERPSNMKRMEFPDITYYRFV, translated from the coding sequence ATGCAATTGGCATCAATAAGCTTTCTTTGTAGAAAAGATCAAGACAATTTGGAACACATTCTTTGGAATTGTGATTATGGTCAAATCCCGTGGAAATGGATTGGTGGTATTTTCGCTTTTAAAAATCCTGAATCATTTGAAGATATAATGAATGCCTGCAATAGGAAAAGTTATGTTGTACAGGAAATTTGGTATATTGCAGCTTTCAATGTTATAGTGGACATTTGGTTTAGAAGGAACAAAGTTTACTTTGAGAATGTTACCCCTAACATTTCAGCAGCTAAGAAGAAAATATCAAGAATAATTAAAGACTGTGAAATCAGAATCAAGGGAGATATTTTTAACTCTACTTATGATCTGCAAATTTTAAAAATTTTCAATTTGAGTTGCAGAAAAGTTAAAAACTTCAGAATTATTGATTGCTTCTTTTATCTACCTGAACCTGATTGTACATTGCTTTGCCGTGATGGTGCTTCTAAAGGGAGACCTGGGAATTCTGGCTATGGATTCATTGCAAGAAATAATGAAGGAAATTTTTTGGCAGCTGAATGTGGTGGTCTTGGTGTATCTACCAACTATGTTGCAGAGATTATGGGTACTATTAATGCTCTGGAATGGGTAGTGAAAAATCTTAAAGACAAGGTAATTATAACCTTTGATTCTAAAGATGCTATTTCTGCTTTCAGCAAGAACAAACTTCCATGGTTTATCTGGAATCGTTGGATCCATATCTGTAGCAAGTTATCAGCTATTCACTTTAACCATGTGTATAGACAAATCAATGTCTcagctgctttctttgctaagaaaGGAGTAAATTTAGCAAAAGGCCAAGTTATGAAGTTCAATGAAAGACCTTCAAACATGAAGAGAATGGAATTCCCAGATATTACATATTACAGATTTGTGTAA